One genomic window of Armatimonadia bacterium includes the following:
- a CDS encoding phosphatase PAP2 family protein — MSEGNRRVWIALCVTALAAVATVLLWLFADRAGAAWGLAHRDLQPWVSIRHPLALLGSGVVQPIVLVLFTVVVYALRRRRLGRLGLVLISTLLVATILTTGLKWLVRRPRPEFDGTARPALSEQIHSTQWHSFPSGDVLVTTALITVIWMATGCRAATAWLLVVPLLVGMQRFIAGRHHLSDISAGLILGAWVGALMARKTKAWVQRGRDGRLAADKTE, encoded by the coding sequence ATGTCTGAGGGCAACAGACGAGTTTGGATAGCTCTTTGCGTAACCGCTCTCGCCGCTGTGGCGACGGTGCTCCTGTGGCTCTTCGCGGACCGTGCCGGAGCTGCCTGGGGTCTGGCGCATCGTGACCTGCAGCCCTGGGTGAGTATCCGGCATCCTCTGGCGCTGCTCGGGTCGGGCGTGGTCCAGCCGATCGTGCTGGTGCTGTTCACGGTTGTGGTCTATGCGCTGCGACGCCGACGCCTGGGACGCCTGGGCCTGGTTCTGATATCGACGCTGCTGGTGGCGACGATCCTGACGACCGGCCTCAAGTGGCTCGTGCGACGCCCTCGTCCTGAGTTCGACGGAACCGCGCGGCCGGCGCTGTCAGAGCAGATTCACTCGACCCAGTGGCACTCCTTCCCCTCGGGTGACGTGCTGGTTACGACCGCGCTGATCACCGTGATCTGGATGGCGACGGGCTGCCGTGCTGCGACGGCCTGGTTGCTGGTAGTCCCGCTCCTGGTGGGTATGCAGCGGTTCATCGCCGGGCGGCACCACCTCTCCGACATCTCCGCCGGTCTGATTCTGGGAGCCTGGGTCGGTGCGCTGATGGCGCGAAAGACGAAGGCCTGGGTTCAGCGAGGTCGCGACGGAAGACTGGCGGCGGACAAAACCGAGTGA
- a CDS encoding gamma-glutamyltransferase, translating into MKEGSQVTSQIGAVAAGPPGAARIGAQILAAGGNAFDAAAATCLGCCVLQPFSTGVGGYGGCAVVKEGKTGRVWSLDFNSRAPGAAREDMFEVELLPGIGEGRNEQEYLCKVKDDANIHGPLAAGVPGMMAGIGMLWERWGVLHWPEIVAPSLQLTEDGFPFARIAGMVKSLEKVIRRYEPTCRHLMPEGRLPKPEDLWHPRDLGATLAQVSSAGWRDFYQGDLGTRIADYVQSAGGILCREDLATYEPRVGEALQTTYRGASVYTAELPNGGLSALQALNLLEKLPPAEDSSVTDWHLLAEALKLMWRDRLQYLGDPEYVEVPVERLLSKEHAAAILGPVLRDPTRVDTWVPQVGDPDRSTLHVSTADRLGNVVSVTITHGMGFGSCVTVPDTGIILGHGMWRLDPRPGQANSIAPGKRPLNNMAPLLLELPDRTVALGLPGGRRIISVAPQMARRFVDQGATSHEAAVAGRLHVEVSEPVEVSDTVSKEVVAGLLDMGHTVKVVHSVGSAAHNAEYFSADRTVRAGGGTWSACPE; encoded by the coding sequence ATGAAGGAAGGCTCACAGGTAACCTCGCAGATCGGCGCCGTGGCTGCCGGACCGCCGGGAGCGGCGCGGATCGGAGCACAGATACTGGCGGCCGGTGGCAATGCTTTCGATGCGGCCGCCGCAACGTGCCTGGGCTGCTGTGTTCTGCAGCCCTTCTCCACCGGCGTGGGTGGGTACGGTGGCTGCGCTGTCGTGAAGGAAGGCAAGACAGGACGCGTCTGGTCGCTGGATTTCAACAGCCGAGCTCCAGGCGCGGCCCGGGAGGACATGTTCGAGGTTGAGTTGCTCCCCGGGATTGGCGAGGGGCGCAACGAGCAGGAGTACCTGTGCAAGGTCAAGGACGATGCCAACATCCACGGACCCCTGGCAGCAGGTGTGCCGGGGATGATGGCGGGCATCGGCATGCTCTGGGAACGCTGGGGCGTCCTGCATTGGCCGGAGATCGTGGCGCCCAGTCTCCAGCTTACCGAAGATGGGTTCCCCTTCGCGCGCATCGCCGGTATGGTGAAGAGCCTGGAGAAGGTCATCAGGCGCTACGAGCCCACCTGCCGCCATCTCATGCCCGAGGGTCGGCTGCCGAAGCCGGAAGACCTGTGGCATCCGCGGGATCTGGGGGCAACGCTGGCGCAGGTCTCTTCCGCCGGCTGGCGGGACTTCTACCAGGGCGACCTGGGCACTCGGATTGCCGACTACGTGCAGTCAGCGGGAGGCATCCTGTGCCGGGAGGACCTCGCGACCTACGAGCCACGGGTCGGGGAAGCACTGCAGACGACCTACCGTGGCGCTTCGGTCTACACGGCGGAGCTTCCGAATGGTGGGCTGAGTGCGCTGCAGGCGCTGAACCTGCTAGAGAAGCTGCCGCCGGCCGAGGACAGCTCGGTGACTGACTGGCATCTGCTGGCGGAAGCCCTGAAGCTGATGTGGCGCGACCGCCTGCAGTACCTAGGCGATCCGGAGTATGTGGAGGTGCCGGTCGAGAGACTGCTGAGCAAGGAACATGCCGCCGCGATCCTGGGGCCGGTACTGCGCGATCCGACCCGAGTGGATACTTGGGTGCCGCAGGTGGGAGACCCGGACCGGAGCACGCTGCACGTCTCGACCGCCGACCGCCTGGGGAATGTGGTGAGTGTCACGATCACCCACGGGATGGGATTCGGGTCCTGCGTCACGGTGCCCGACACGGGGATCATCCTGGGACACGGGATGTGGCGTCTCGACCCGAGACCGGGTCAGGCGAACTCGATCGCACCGGGCAAGCGTCCTCTGAACAACATGGCGCCGCTGCTGCTGGAACTGCCCGACCGCACCGTAGCGTTAGGGCTCCCCGGTGGCCGCCGCATCATCAGTGTGGCGCCGCAGATGGCCCGGCGATTCGTAGACCAAGGCGCCACGAGTCATGAGGCTGCGGTGGCCGGGCGTCTGCATGTGGAAGTCAGTGAGCCGGTCGAGGTCAGTGATACGGTGAGCAAGGAAGTCGTGGCGGGACTACTGGATATGGGGCACACGGTCAAGGTGGTTCACAGCGTCGGCTCCGCCGCACACAATGCTGAATACTTCTCAGCCGATCGCACGGTGAGAGCCGGAGGCGGTACGTGGTCGGCGTGTCCAGAATGA